In the Carassius auratus strain Wakin chromosome 50, ASM336829v1, whole genome shotgun sequence genome, one interval contains:
- the LOC113066994 gene encoding death-associated protein kinase 2-like, whose translation MRTLGMAVFKQHKVEDFYDIGEDLGSGQFAIVKRCKEKSTGVEYAAKFIKKRNSRASRRGVRREEIEREVDILLELQHPNIISLHDVYENRTDVVLILELVSGGELFDFLARKETLSEEEATEFIKQILDGVQYLHSKKIAHFDLKPENIMLLDNNVLLPRIKLIDFGLAHRIKDGVEFKNIFGTPEFVAPEIVNYEQLGLEADMWSIGVITYILLSGASPFLGDSNQETLANISALDFEFDEEFFGSTSELAKSFIRQLLVKDTRKRLKIQDALNHPWIKPVNPRQALVRRQSVVNIENFRKQYARRRWQLSIRIVALCNHLTRMMKKGHSKPQDKPEMGYESRAVAVFKRECDSDQEEEVIMRRPQTRKRSNTS comes from the exons TGGGCAGTTTGCTATTGTGAAGCGCTGTAAGGAGAAGAGTACGGGTGTGGAATATGCTGCAAAGTTCATAAAGAAGCGGAATAGTCGGGCGAGCCGGAGAGGCGTTCGTCGAGAGGAGATCGAGAGAGAGGTGGACATCCTACTGGAGCTCCAGCATCCCAACATCATCTCGCTGCACGACGTTTACGAGAACCGCACCGATGTGGTGCTCATCCTGGAGCT tgTTTCAGGAGGGGAACTCTTCGACTTCCTGGCTCGGAAGGAGACGCTGAGTGAAGAGGAAGCCACCGAATTCATCAAACAGATCCTCGACGGAGTTCAGTACCTGCACTCCAAGAAAATTGCACATTTTGACCTGAAG cCTGAAAATATCATGCTGCTGGATAACAATGTCCTCCTGCCACGGATCAAACTTATCGACTTCGGTTTGGCGCATAGGATCAAGGACGGAGTggagttcaaaaacatttttgggaCTCCAGAATTTGTTG CTCCAGAGATAGTCAACTATGAGCAGCTGGGATTAGAGGCAGACATGTG GAGCATCGGAGTCATCACATACATCCT ATTAAGCGGGGCATCACCGTTCCTGGGCGACTCCAATCAGGAAACTCTTGCAAACATCTCAGCATTGGACTTCGAATTTGATGAGGAGTTCTTCGGCAGCACCAGTGAACTGGCCAAAAGCTTCATCAGACAGCTGCTGGTGAAAGATACCAG aAAGAGGCTTAAAATACAAGACGCTCTCAACCACCCCTGGATTAAG CCTGTAAACCCCAGACAAGCCCTGGTGCGACGACAATCTGTGGTGAACATTGAGAACTTCAGGAAACAATACGCCCGGAGGAGATGGCAG CTTTCTATCAGAATCGTGGCCCTCTGCAACCACTTGACTCGCATGATGAAGAAAGGTCACTCCAAACCACAG GACAAACCCGAAATGGGCTATGAAAGTCGAGCAGTGGCCGTGTTCAAAAGAGAGTGTGACAGCGATCAAGAGGAGGAGGTGATCATGAGGAGACCCCAAACCAGGAAAAGAAGTAACACTTCCTGA
- the LOC113066992 gene encoding circadian-associated transcriptional repressor-like, whose translation MSASDSDYSIDWLASDDEDNDSELEPDCTKVQGQTTLPKPSRVTQGAQTCQSFSKRNGDRGEVIDKENMSSLGSSPSSCDSTDYSEDGGRSHLGQEARTNYSRCPESPGGKKRQTLKRTRSPMVPEQRERQLTPEQMEKDRLFACKCFELQCYIHPLSSILNGLRSGRYRERLSTFQESVAMDRIQRIMGVLQNPCMGERYVNIILKMEEMLKNWFPHIKPQRSDQANTAALMEEKTPSKKPKLSPSTSPLHTGTANPATTSALCMGNKAMRVGDLTLPRPYSATNLKWLHTSPICSLTAEQAQGTVRNFLTAHRDRDATQDNSVSSSTDHLCKTESAPSRPPPAKINAPCLERLLKSTESIITQKGPVGLGGMAAGGWS comes from the exons ATGTCAGCTTCAGATTCGGACTATTCCATTGACTGGCTGGCCAGTGACGATGAGGACAACGATAGTGAGTTAGAACCAGACTGTACCAAAGTGCAGGGACAAACCACTTTGCCAAAACCATCGAGGGTCACCCAGGGGGCCCAGACTTGCCAGTCATTCTCAAAGAGGAATGGAGATCGAGGGGAGGTAATAGACAAAGAGAACATGAGCTCTTTGGGAAGTTCTCCTTCCAGCTGTGATAGTACCGACTACAGCGAGGACGGTGGTCGTTCTCATCTGGGACAAGAGGCTCGGACCAATTACAGCCGGTGTCCTGAAAGCCCTGGTGGCAAAAAGAGGCAGACGCTGAAGAGAACACGGAGCCCCATGGTGCCAGAGCAAAGGGAGAGGCAGCTCACACCTGAACAAATGGAGAAAGACCGGCTGTTTGCTTGCAAG TGCTTTGAGCTGCAGTGTTACATTCACCCACTCTCCTCAATCCTCAACGGCCTCCGCTCAGGCAGATACAGAGAAC gtctCAGCACTTTCCAAGAGAGTGTGGCCATGGACCGCATCCAGAGGATAATGGGGGTCCTGCAGAATCCCTGCATGGG AGAGAGGTATGTCAACATCATTCTGAAAATGGAGGAAATGTTGAAGAACTGGTTCCCTCACATAAAACCTCAACGAAGCGACCAAGCCAACACTGCAGCGCTGATGGAGGAGAAAACCCCATCTAAAAAACCCAAG TTGTCTCCATCTACATCTCCCCTGCATACTGGCACTGCAAACCCTGCCACCACAAGTGCCCTTTGTATGGGCAACAAAGCAATGAGAGTCGGCGACCTCACTCTCCCACGACCCTACTCTGCAACCAACCTAAAATGGCTCCACACATCACCCATCTGCTCCCTGACAGCCGAACAGGCTCAGGGGACCGTTCGGAACTTTCTAACTGCCCACAGGGACAGGGATGCAACACAGGACAACTCGGTGTCCTCCAGCACGGACCACCTGTGTAAGACAGAGTCTGCTCCCAGTCGACCACCTCCAGCCAAGATTAACGCGCCATGCCTTGAGAGACTTCTTAAATCCACAGAGAGTATCATCACCCAGAAAGGCCCAGTGGGCTTGGGTGGCATGGCAGCTGGTGGATGGTCCTAG